DNA from Artemia franciscana chromosome 8, ASM3288406v1, whole genome shotgun sequence:
aggtcacatccgacatcggatctgggtgtacgaagactcattcgatgcggaattctccgagtaagtgcccatgaaagtttcgtaggaaaatcttaaccccccgaaagtttcgaccctccaaccccccccccaccccttttaacgttgtcagatcgggctgaaattcacaagttaaggtcccctacggcccaggagcttatccgcgaaatttcagctcgatccgataactccttccctgttttccagaaaccacccattagctatttaattaacggatttctctccataagagcccatgttaatttgaaatttttaaaagctattgagaagttatatttacacacatgcaagttattagctcagttggtagagcgtgagacttttaatccttgggtcaagggttcaagtcccttacgggcggttttttttgtCCAAAAGAACTGACTTTTGACCCTGTTGGGGACTTTGCAACTGGGGCAATCCTCAGCGATGTCCGAAATAAGTGAGATATAAATGTGCTTTAAGTATATATTCTATAGCCTTTAAGTGCTCATTGCCAATTTTTAGgtgaattttcaaatgttttgaagaagtttaagtttttctcgATTTAATGAAACGTggaaatttacttattttatataaatagttgctaaataagataaatactatataatttactataattacctaaagatgtttcctatatgagaaggcatttttagaataaagtctttattataggcttttggacgtagcgatcaaaataaaagtgtataattttgttaacacctggactgcttatcatttgagagataacagaatattagcttcttatgagcaaaagaaacatttcggtcattctatctatattttttttctattttatacaatgatttaaaagcgggggggttggggggcggcagccacccaacttcctctcctaattcctccacgaggagtacaggaattattaaattacatccaccatggattgtagaaaaacgtacagaaataatatgaaaaaaacttcgttttcttaaagagttaaagaggctgcgtcccaaagtcgaaccttaaaacgtacaggaattagaaaaggcagttggggggctgccgccccccaaaccccccgcttttaaagactcttttgtacaggttttttgtttttatgctaaccccccgctcttggcttcggaaaggccctcttttaattaaaaaataattgaaatgaatgaataatggaataacttcgaaaaatgttaaacacaagaggacaggagaaccattgcgccgaaactagtaattagtaacaatgaagtccccccacaaataAAAACTgtccaaaagagtctttaaaagcggggggtttggggggcggcagccccccaactgccttttctaattcctgtacgttttaaggttcgactttgggacgcagcctctttaactctttaagaaaacgaagtttttttcatattatattaaGATAAGATGAAAGCAAGCAAAGTagggaaaacctaaaatatgAATTGAAGAATTGTGATGTGGAGGCATGGACAAAATTCCTAAAGATTACGTCAAAGAGTGATTGGGCAAAAGTGAAAACACCAAATTAAGTCACATAGTATCGTCGCAGTTCGGAATACTGAGATATTCTAAGCATTAAGCAGGAGAGAATTACAAAATAAGGTTGTAGCTAACAAGGAAGGAAACAGCAAGCTACAAAATGAGGTAGCACAGCTATGTTTTACAACCTGGATCTTTCTTTACTAatacattaaaaatagaaaactatatatctatatacacacacacatatatatatatatatatatgtatatatatatatatatatatatatatatatatatatatatatatatatatatatatatatatatatgtgtgtgtagcTTTCcctttacatcagaaatttataaaaagtaccATCTAACATCGGCAAGATTTCTGTGGTAAACATAAAGAACAGACTTCAATTTGGAATCTACATAAAATTCACTAAACTCACCGCTAGACTAGGTTCACTATATAAAGTATATGGATttagatggggctcatttgattttaaattggaagttattCTGCCCTTATtacaagtcaaaagtgatttgataGCAACCACCCCTCCACGCAcgtcatttccccaaacataatCAATCAAAATCTTATGATAAcaactttgttcagcataaaaTCCCTGCGATttgcttttaaaatataattttaagttGCGTACATTCCTTAAGCTGTATGATAAAGTTTAacagaattgaaactttcacgTGAAGTTTCCATCTTAGCCCAACTATGTACTGCAAGACGAGAAACATATTACACCAAACATATTAGAGAAACATATTACAGAAACATATTAGACGAGAAACATATTACAATACAAAAACAATCTAACCAAAAGAGTACGAATCCAGGAATGTGGCCTGAAACTCATTGAAGAAAGTTTCCcaatttgacttttattttaattgatatttagtttattttaattttgtattgaaCAAACTGCTATGCAGTACCCCAGAACATTTCTAGGATCCGGTTCATGAGACAATCTCATGGGAGCTTCTTTCAATACATATAATATAACATTGATTAAAAACTAGAttctttacttattttatttaacaaaataatttacgTAGAATACAATATGAATAAGTCATAAGgttaaataaacacacataaaaaaaaagtatttttcaaaaatacatcattttaatgtatttttcacaAGCAGGAGGAGAGATGCATCAGCTCCCCTATAGCGAACACGCAAGCACTTAAATCAACATCTGCAGTCCAAATTTCGGTAATGATGGAAGACCATTACTTTTGAAGCGTGAACCATCTTgtgtttttaatttccaattacCCCTTCTAGGGAGTACTACAcccttgatatttttttaagaactcaGAGTTTTACAAACAGGCTTCatgaaaaaatcttatttgtttttattattctctTAGTCAACTCAAAATTACATCAATTGGAATCAGAGTATCTTCTTTTACAACTGTTCCTTCTaggttcttcttttcttctttggtCATCTCTCTTTTCGTTGtaatctctttcttttttcttgtcaaaGTGTTCATCTTTTTCTTGATGAAGATACTTATTTCGCTTAATATTTCTTTGCGAGTCCTCATTTCCTTTCAGGTACTccttttctttagatttttccACTTTATACATCTTTTCACTATCATCGGTATCGGAATCGTGTCggtatttctctttttcagttttatatgaTTTCGTTCCCTTCAACcgtttcttctctttttcaagtttctttatcttcctaaaaaagagaaaaactgtaCAATAAAAAAACAGCTCTAAACAAAgtaagtaccaaggacatcaaaataaaatcatttttcctTGTTATCATAGAGAATTACAATCATCAGTCGGGTATTACAATCGTTCGAAAGTTTTTCTCTAAATGCGCTGCCAAGGCCTGCCAGGGAGTTGGGTAGCAGAAAATAAGCCTAGCTTACTGCCACCAATTTAAGATGCTCATTTAATACAGAGTCTGCCAAGTGGCTTTTTGAAAATGGCTTCTCTAAATTTACTAGCTTCATTGAGTTTCAGATTATCATTGGCTTCAGGGGTTTTGAATACAGTCTAGTGGGCTAGCGGGAATATGTAAAAATTAAGCAAGAGAAGTGTAATTCTCAGAATCAGCAGAGGAAAAtaaagattctaaaaaaaaaaaaaaaaaaaaaaaaaaaaaaaaaaaaaaaaaaaaaaaaaaaaagtcttttttctcattttatcaCTTCTAGTTTTAATTCATAACCTTCAACAGAAAATAGGGACATCCTTTTAAACTTTGATACAGTGAACATGcattttaatagaaatataaGAGAGTAGTCATTCGAAAAAGAACAAATCGGCTAGTTCAAATTGCGTTCTAACCTAGCTGCCGTATTTTAGAACCTGTTGGCAAAGAAATAATAACGTAGAATATGTTATTGATTATATCATCCAAAAACTACATATAAAAGCATGACACTCGATATTACAGAGGAAATATTACAAATTTGAGATGATATAATATCCATTCATGAAGTTAGCATGAATGGACTGGATTATATATTTGAGGTGCTGTTATCACCAAGTTAGAAAGAACCACCAGTATCTCTTAATCATAAGCCTATATATCAGCTTGAATTATTTCAAGAAGATCTATTTATAAAATGTAGGTGCTGTTTATAAAATCAACTGCAAGTTTGTCCCTCTATATAAAGCAACCATTCTATAAAGTTTTCACCCTTTAACAATCAGAGCAggcaaaatattattaaataagtGAGTACGCTTTCATGTTCGAggtatttttatggttttagcCAATGGTACTCTTCCTACTCAAGCAATATTGAACCAGTAATGATTCAGAGTTCATGGTGTGAACACCAACTACAActattaaagttaaaagagaCGTCTTTGCGGTGGTTGGGCATAAGCCTTACTAATAATCTTTCCAGTTTTGGGAAAATCGTTCCCAATCGAGGGAAATATAACAGACGGGCGCCGGCAAAACTCTACTCTACATATTACGATCAATCTGTCCTTTATACGGCAGGAATTTACCCCATCCTGAGaaaaattgattcaaaaagaaTCTGGAGTAGTTATTTCAGGCATTGTAAGTATCTTCTTTTCATTCCTCCTTGGACATGTAACTGGATTCTAATTGGTAAATATAGTGTACCTGATATAACATTAAAGTTGGAAAAGCTACACAAGAGGCTCTAAGGTACTGCTCTTGATGGGCTTTCTCCAAATAATCAtcttggaaaaaatttctataGTTATCTTTCTTtggttgacttttttttctttcttactttttttgtggatttcatttcttgtttgcattcaatgttgttgttttttttctatagtttttttttttttttttttttttaatatgtgcgagtgtgtttgtttaatttttttgtgtttatttaatgtaaTAAGTGAGTATGCTTTGGCTCTTAAACAGCAAAACTATTAACAATCTTAGCagctaatgtttttttaaataactgagTATACTATGATTTTAGAGGGATTATGTAATTGGGTGAGTagttaaagaagagaaatagaaCAACTAAAAGAGAAATATGTAACACTGTATTTTACTtactttaaaagtttctttttctgctTATACGTCAGGTTTTTCAGCAGTTCCATTTCCTCTCCTATGTCTCCTTCGCTTTCAGATCCTGAGTATGCCCTTCTCCTTGACTcctgaaaaaactaaatctCTGAAATATTGTCCTATATGATACTTATATTAATTTTAGGAAATTGAAggatattaaaagaatttaagatGTACAGTTAATATAATTTACCGAATTTCGTACGAccattattgtaatttttctgcCACAACGCCACTAAGATTGTTTTTAACATCTCAAAGGCAGTAtcccggggggaggggggggggctcacccggtttgacccccccccccaaaaaaaaaagattatttgactcgTATAAAAGTAAAATGTTATTAAACATCCCTCTAAGGTGTTGTGGTCGCTTGCTACCCTTGATAATATTACAGTAGCCTGCTGGTGAGTAGATGATTTATAAAACATACTATTGGAGAGGGTTTGTTGATCCACCTCCTATTACAGATCTTTAATGTCAATTCGGCGTAATCTGGTTGTGCCAGCATGTGTCAGGGTCAAATTGACGGCACTATTAAATTACGCTAGATCTTAAGTATCGTAGCCAAGTGGTCCACTGTCACTCGTAGACTATTCTGCTCTCAATATTCACCACCCTAACGGGCTGTCAGGGTCACTTCTGATACCAAAGTCCTCCGGAAATACAGTGACACATACCTGCCGCGCTAATTGCTCCAAAACGCCACACTAAGGGTCACAGACATAACTTATATTTTgtgtttaaaaattcaaatttggttTTTGGTTCTAGTTTTTGCAGGTACTTATTTAGCattctaatttaaatttcagccaCCCCATAACAACTAATTTTACCTATCAAGACCTTATCCATAAAATACTTTTAGAATGAAGAAGCGGAAGATAAAATATTAGCAGATTGCAGATcttcttaaaagttttaaacAGTACtacattatttaaatttttaaaaaaaaagaaacaaataaagatttaataaaTCGAAATAAAACGAAAGTGTAATTTATAGATAAATACAGAACACATTGAACTTACCACTACATTTTCCACAGGTTCTCCATCAAGAGTATTGACAGCACTTCGCTTTAGTTGGAGTCCTTCTTCTCTCATTTGCCTCATGAGTGAAAACGTGTCAGACCCTTGTGACCCTGCTTCCACCCCAGAAAAACTGGCAAACATCGGACATTCACGAtctacaaaagaaagaaaaataaattttctgaaaGACATAGAGGGTTCCTgtcactctaaaaaaaaaaacaaaaaaaactggtttcacCCTGTAAGGTGATCGCTTGGCCAGGAAAAGACTTTACTGTTACGCCCTTTAtccaagtaaaattaaaatctttctcaagtttttcaattttcttttttttcttttttgattctctagaaaaaacatttcttttttgttgtataCACTatatgttataaaagtaaaaaatatctcggatttaatttcaaattacagtGTGaacattttttagtgttttacagTCTCAGATACTGTTTTACCAATAGacacattattttataatacacCACAGACAGCATGCGTTTCCACAAGCTCTTTACCCCTTTTCTTGAAGGCAACTATCGTGGGTTTCCTAAAGCTCTCTTTCCAGCTGTTTGGATAGCTCTATGGCATATTGTCTTGACAATATTGGATTTTTGTTAGATCTTGTTTTATCAACTACAATACTTATTTGGAATTAGATGGCACAAGCCTGAAGGAATTCAACTTCTGACAGCAAGCCAATCTGTCATACTTAGAAAGATCTTAAGCCAAGATCTTTGATGATTGTAGTTTAATATTGGTGgtagtttttttgttcttagtttattttagtttttcagtctttgatgttttttttgtttttttgtcttttacacTGAAGACGCCTCATTTTTATACatgcaaaacattttgaactCTAAAGTTTTTGGTTCTAGGCGTGAAAATGTTTgcgaattttcaaatatattagacAGAAAGATAAATGGCAGTAATTTaaacagagggggggggggagagaataAGAATAGTCTTGCATTGAAGccctgtaaaaaaacaaaacacttacATAAGAATTAACCAGTGAATTAAGACGATTTCACTTCAATCAGCTTTTATCACTACCAACAAACTTAGctgaattatattttatagttaTACTGTTAATTTGAGGTGAGTTGAGCTGGATGAGACGGATTTGGATGATGTTTGTGTCAAACAAGGTTGGATTAAATGGGGATTGAGTTGCATGAGGATTGAGTTCCATGAGGTTTGAATTACATGGGGGTTGGATTGCACAAGGATTGAATTAAACGAGGACTGAGGTGCACCAGGGTTCAGCTGCAATGGGTTCGAATAAACAAGGTTCAGTTGCatggggttgaggggaatgAAGGTTTAAATGGGGTTCCAGTTGAATTTGTTCGGTTACATGGGGTCCAGTTACCCAAAGGTTCAGTTGTACAGGAGCCAATATATCTTGTTTGAAATTGATAAACAACTGAATCAACAAACAAAGAATCATTTGTAATGACTAACAGTCATTTGTAAATAAACAATTcttatgaattaattttttgttaaactAACTTAGGCACAATCCTTAATGTGAGGAGAGAGAGTTCTGAGAAGGTagtgtcaaaactgaaaatagaatttttgaCTCAGTGTTTATTTAGTTAAGGAACGGTCCTAGCCAAGTGGTTAGCTGGCTAGATGTAAAAATTCTTAGTCCATAAAAATAGTTCAAGCCCCAATattgctggttatttggtttggaaaaGGGGTCAGTGGAGTGACTCTGcaagcttagccagagttgacccagttCTAATATGGTATCTGAAACAATctgaggaaggtaaacaggaaaggTGTGCAAAATCAGAGGgctaaacccccccccccc
Protein-coding regions in this window:
- the LOC136029976 gene encoding corepressor interacting with RBPJ 1-like produces the protein MGKGFNNYMCKKFFHPASRDNLKRVWMAEQKAAAEKQKQDELRIQYEKEQDVFNNRALVSKESKDKLSVNFMYEQPPGLQNDHIKEDGEAEFKFEWQRKYNAPRESYCKDNTEIKDQPFGIPVRNVRCLKCRKWGHINTDRECPMFASFSGVEAGSQGSDTFSLMRQMREEGLQLKRSAVNTLDGEPVENVVESRRRAYSGSESEGDIGEEMELLKNLTYKQKKKLLKKIKKLEKEKKRLKGTKSYKTEKEKYRHDSDTDDSEKMYKVEKSKEKEYLKGNEDSQRNIKRNKYLHQEKDEHFDKKKERDYNEKRDDQRRKEEPRRNSCKRRYSDSN